In the Arachis ipaensis cultivar K30076 chromosome B04, Araip1.1, whole genome shotgun sequence genome, TCAAGCTTTGGATGGTTCATGATTTGCTACTTCCTTTTTGGAAACCACTATTTTCAAGTTTTTCTATTGAGATAGTTGATTTATGCATGTTGTGGTTATGCTCTCTTGCTTTTAGCATGAATGAAACTTTGTTAGTTTAGTAGACTTCTAAACCACTCAAATCTGCTTAACAGGTATGGTTCATGGGGAGTTTGCTTCACCTATGCCATATGGTTTGGAATAAATGAGTTGATTGCTTCTGGAAAGAGTTATAGTGATTCCCCAGCCATTCATAAAGCTTGTGAATTTTTGCTGTCTAAGCAGGTTTCAAATGGTGGCTGGAGAGAGGGTTATTTGTTTTGTCAAAATAAGGTTAATTTTACTATTTCTAAATGCCaatatcatttatttttcttcttagaaATCCCTAAAACTACTAAGCATTTTCTTGTGGGAGAGTCTTTTTCGAGTAGTGCATGCATAAATACGATAAAGAAGTTGCTGAGATTATAACTGTCTGGAAAGTGTGTAGGAAGGAAAGGGGAGTATAAGACGATGAATTTTATGAAACTAATAAAATTTTGATATAACGTATTGTATTTTGTTTTTAAGTAACATTCAGTTAGAATACTCTATTACTTTCAGGAATCTAAAGGCTGAGAGTTATAGTTATGTTTCTCCCAATGTCTGTTTTTCAGGTGTATTCAAATCTTGAAAATAACATGGCTCATCTTGTAAACACATCGTGGGCCTTGCTGGCTCTCATTGTTGCTGGACAGGTATATACAGCAAAATATTTGCTACTTTTGTGTTGCTGCCTTTGAACTGATTAGTTTAAAACTTTGATTCTAACACAAAATTCTAACATTTGCATTATAGATGGAGAGTTTCTGTGCCACACATTCTAGTACTCAGTTACTCGCGACAACTACTCAGCCATTGCCAATGGGACTTTTTCCAACTTGGTCATAGCAGAGTGGCTGCAGAACACTAACAGCTATTCACAAGATGCTATTCCGGCCGGTGGAAAGGTTAATGTGATAGTTAAACTGTTCTTGTGGAGACAGTAATATTAGAAAAGATTATGGATTGTTCATCACATACCCTCTTAAGCCTGAGGATTCTTTGCAGTCAATTGCAAACCAGACAAAGCTTGATCCTGAGTTGTTGATGAAATACAACCCCGGTGTAAATTTCAGGTAAGGGAGTGGTCTGGTTTATATTCTCGGCAGAGGTTCGCTTTCTGATTTCGATGCCATGTTTAGGTCGTCTTATATAAATTCATGAGGATTATGTACATGTTAAGATTTGTGACATATGGTGCATTTATAGATAGAATTGAAAGTAGAGTAGTCCCTCATATCTATGCTAATTCCTAAGCAGTTTGGCTTTTTGTAGTTGAACTTAAATGCATTCAAgagtataataattaataaaattagcatcGTGGTTATGAATGTATGTTTCAAATTAATTTATCAGGAACTTAAACCTTGAGAgaaatttttcatattttcttttcatttcactttCCAGATGAAAACAGCAACAAGTAACTTCAATTTGGCTAACAAAATTGGTCAAGGTGGTTTTAAAGAACTGGTGGATCCTAGGCTTGGAGATAATTACTCAATTGATTCAGTTTTCAAAGTATTATCTACTAGTTATATATTATTCTTAGAGATCGGAACTAGCACAGGCCTGCCTCACAATCCACAAATACTAAAAGCTTATCCAATTTATTTGAATTGAAGCTGATGTTTTCTCTTTCATTAGCTGATCTGCTATACATTCCTCATGAATAAAAGATTAGAATCTTTCCATTGCTTCAAAGTGTTAGGTTAGCTAGTTTTTAACCCACTCCAACAGACATGACAATAACATGTAGACAGTGGCATTAATTTAATTGAGGATACTAATCATAAACCCAATGTAAGAAGATATTTATTTAATGGAATGCACAATGCTAAATTGCTAATCAACCATAAATGTTTATAGCATCCAGTCATACATATCACAAGTTGATCAAATTCTATGAATATTGAAAGTCTGAGGCTTCTTTCTTCTATGGTGTAGTCTATAATAAGGTTTTTACTAGTCTATAATAAGGTTTTTATGTGTGGCTTTGAAGTATTGATAACGTGACAGAGTTAATAAAAAATGGCCTAAACAATTGTAATTAGTCATTTTTTTAAAGCACATGTATGAAATTGCGGCGATTTAAAACCgtgcatttttttaaaaaatctcacAGTTTTGCGGTAGTTTTAAAATCGccatagtttttttttaattcactGACCAAATAGCGGCGGTTTCAAAATCGCTGCAAAATCAACTATCTGATTTGCAGCGGTTGTGCCAACGGTTCCGTAGAACCGCCGCTAAATCATATAACCACCCCCTAATAGCCGACGCTTAACGAACCGCTGGAATCCCATTTCGCAGCAGCTTAAAATCGTTGCAAATCACTCCAAAAAATGCCGCAATTTTCCGTTTCCTTTGTAGTGTTATTAGAAGTtatgaaataaatttaaaataatataagtgAATGATATTGTAATTTATGAATAAATTAATCTCAATTAAAATTAATTCAATAGTCGAATTAGAATTATACGGTATTATTTAgtctttatataaaaaaattcatattattNNNNNNNNNNNNNNNNNNNNNNNNNNNNNNNNNNNNNNNNNNNNNNNNNNNNNNNNNNNNNNNNNNNNNNNNNNNNNNNNNNNNNNNNNNNNNNNNNNNNNNNNNNNNNNNNNNNNNNNNNNNNNNNNNNNNNNNNNNNNNNNNNNNNNNNNNNNNNNNNNNNNNNNNNNNNNNNNNNNNNNNNNNNNNNNNNNNNNNNNNNNNNNNNNNNNNNNNNNNNNNNNNNNNNNNNNNNNNNNNNNNNNNNNNNNNNNNNNNNNGGTGAATCTTTATTTAAAGCACTGTAACCTTTTTCACGGTACATATTTAGTTATTTCAAAGTCATGTGTACGGTACAAGAGATTAATGTTAAATGGTCATTTTATTGTGGGTCCTTGTGAAAATCTAGTCACTTTAGTTAAAAGAAAAGAAGGTGATAGTTGAGGTAGTCATGTCTTGGCAATAATTGTAAAAACTTGATCATCATGTATTGCATGTGTTTAGATTCTTTTAGGATGTAGTTAGAAGagagataaaaattaaataatagagATCCAGAGATAGAcactaatttaaatttttatgttagtTCATTCTAAATAAGAGTTTTAGTTCGGTCCTGTTAAAGTGCTATATTTAACAAATTAATTTAAAGCTAATTGGATTGGAACgagttatataaatatataaaaaaaagatttatatgttgaaatttgatttaagtgatttatgtaattttagatttttttttaatttgtttaaataaaaaaacctatttttattgatttatttgttaaaaagaatttttgaagtGTTCAAGAAAAAAGTCATAACAATAGGAGAGGAGGGAGGGGGGAAGAAAGTTAAAATTACAAAATCAAAAGTATTATATAACAATTATTgcagaaattattttttatatggaGAGTGTATTGATATTTTGGCTGAATATTAAGAAGTGGATGTTTTGTCGGTATGTGGACGTTACGGCGGTTAACACGCAGGAGGCGTGGTACCGCTGTTTGTCAGAAACGTGTCAGCACTCCAACAACACGCGGAGGGCGTGGTGACACGGCGCGCATGTAGTTCCCTAGCAACATGCAGGGGGCGTGTTGAAACAGACTTTGCAGAGTTTTGTGCCTTTCCAATGTGCTGCAGTAACACGGGGGTGGGTGTGTTGGAAGCTATCTACATGCAGGGGACAACTCCTCTACTCCGATAAGTAGCAAACGTTACTCATGGCTCTATAAAAAGAGAGCCTCTCCCTCCCTCCCCCAGTATGCGCGTTAGAGTGTTTGAGTGTGTTAGTGTTAGTGTATGTTAGAGAGAAGGGTTGTTGGTAGTGTATGTTAGAGAGAAGAAGGGAGTTCcgaggaaagaaagaaaaagaatggaaaaaaagatagaaaaaaatattagtttgtatttattttaaaaaatagtaCGTAATTATTATACGGCTTCCGAGAAacatattataaattatttgaaTCATCTAATTTATGTAAGAtggtaaattatatttttttatgtatttaaatttttttaatttttgttatttaacatgttagaatataatttttttattatttttggattAATTTTCTGTTATAAAAATCCTATAAtggaatatatattttataatctGGATCCGCTACAGACGTGGAACCCGATGGTCGAAAAGATAAAAACTATTTACGCGCTACGGAATTCTACCACGTCTCTAGGATTGGGGTGATAAGAGGATTTTACCCCTTATTAGCTGCTCTGGTTGAAAGGTAGAGGATAACTCACACATTTGTATTGCCGGTGAGTGAGGTTACAGTGACATTGGAAGATGTCGCTCATATATTTAACTTACCCATTGATGGAGAACCTATGACTGAATGGACAGATAGTAGTGCGACTTCCTGCAGAGTCAGAACATCGCGATATTCGATCGTGAATCAGAAGTTAGTCATTTTTCGAAATTCTATATAAAGTTGGGTTGGGTTGGGGCGATCTTCCGACGTCGCCTCAAAAAATCCTATAATTATGCAAAAGATTAGCAAAGATAGAAGAAAAAGAGTGAGAGACATAAAATTATGTGAAAGgagataaaaaaaaatgtatgaagtgaatattaatttatataataaaCATGAATagaattagaaataaaaagaagGAATGAATTAGAATTTATTAACCGATTTATATctattaataaaagataaaacatTACTACTAAAGGTATAAAATAACCTAcacaataataaaaagtaaaaaaaatattaaaaggtaAGGCTAATacataagaagaataaaaagtGCTATgatgatagaaaattataaaatgaCAATTTTACTAAAATATACACGTGATACAATTAGAGGTTATCTAATATGCCAAAAGTTTATTATATTGttatttaattctcttttctataCATTATAAATAAATTGACAGATAGATAGataatataaacaaaaaatttttcataaaataaattttttctccAAANNNNNNNNNNNNNNNNNNNNNNNNNNNNNNNNNNNNNNNNNNNNNNNNNNNNNNNNNNNNNNNNNNNNNNNNNNNNNNNNNNNNNNNNNNNNNNNNNNNNNNNNNNNNNNNNNNNNNNNNNNNNNNNNNNNNNNNNNNNNNNNNNNNNNNNNNNNNNNNNNNNNNNNNNNNNNNNNNNNNNNNNNNNNNNNNNNNNNNNNNNNNNNNNNNNNNNNNNNNNNNNNNNNNNNNNNNNNNNNNNNNNNNNNNNNNNNNNNNNNNNNNNNNNNNNNNNNNNNNNNNNNNNNNNNNNNNNNNNNNNNNNNNNNNNNNNNNNNNNNNNNNNNNNNNNNNNNNNNNNNNNNNNNNNNNNNNNNNNNNNNNNNNNNNNNNNNNNNNNNNNNNNNNNNNNNNNNNNNNNNNNNNNNNNNNNNNNNNNNNNNNNNNNNNNNNNNNNNNNNNNNNNNNNNNNNNNAAAAGACATAAACCTTTTATATTAGAATTGTACAAAATTACATCTTCATTTGTTGCttctatttttatatttgttttagtTATCATACTTTGTCTTCTCATATATATGGTATTCTTTCGGttgtaaataattaattttttttaaatgaatgaGAATGAAAAACGCCAAAAATATAAGTTAGTTTTATAATTATGATATATTTATACTTAATAAGGAGATGTGTCAAATTTAAACTTACTTGGATTTAgaaaaatgaatgaaaataaaaataccaaaaatgTAAAAGTTGATACCAAATTCTTATACAATGAGTTTAAGCCATGCTTTCTCTTCTAATAATGCCACGTCAGCAATTTTGATAATTTGACAAAACTTAAAAATCAACCAATCATCTTTTAgtaaaacattttaaaaaaattacaagaaaaaACTCTGATTTATTATTATTCATTAAAACATATAGTACTAATTTtagtttatatattatttaattaatttttttaaataatataatatttattaaaatatattatatagtATAATTAATTGCACATGGCGCGATGAATGCAGCAagcaataataaattaataatcttCCACCGCGGTTGCGTAAAAGAAATAGAATCAATATTTTATAACAAACGTATTTTGAATTGATTAAAAAAGCCTCACTAAGATTAACTACTCCAACACCacgtttaaaataaaaatattatctgTATGTATTGTACATATTATAAATAGTAGTGAAAATAAATTCAGGTATAGTCATGTGAAGTTAAATAGTTaagaattattaaataatttaattaatttgacaaaaattttatcTAACACAACTAGAGCTCTTGAGAAAACAAAATAAAGGTTGGCTGGTTGTTTGCACAATTGCACTCTCACCTTCCTTCTTCTCTGGATGTGCGTTGAAATATTGATTGTGCTCTCCGATCCAATCCCACACACGCACACAGAGACACACTAATGGAGAAGGGGATGCTTTCCTCTTCATTAACATGGTTTGTCACGGCGGTTGGACTACTGGTGGCGGTGGGGGGATGGAAGCTGCTGAACTGGCTCTGGCTGAGGCCTAAGAAGCTCGAGACCCTTCTCAGGGAGCAAGGCTTCCATGGCAACCTCTACACGCTCTTcgccaacaacaacaactcttcTAATAACACGAAGCCAATGACTCTCTCTGATGACAAGGACATAACTCCACGTGTCTATTCTCAAGCCGATCATGCTATCATGAAATTTGGTTCGCTCCCACTTATATAATTTTCAAGTCGTATAAGTTTTTTTGCTTCTGCTGTTGATAACATCAAAAACTCGTGTGATCGACAGGGAAGAATTCATTCTTTTGGGAAGGTCGGACACTCAAGGTGAATATCACAAACCCTGAGCATATTAAAGAAGTTCTTACCAATAACCGTTACTTCAAGAAAGAGAAGCCTAATATGATGCGTCTTGCCACGTTACTGGGATCTGGACTTCCGAACTATGAGGACCAACAATGGCACACACATCGAAGGATCATCAACCCTGCTTTCCATCTCGAAAAATTAAAAGTTGGCTTAATTTGCTTTTTATTCAAATAAATTCTcttacatttatttatttaaatatgtaTGTTAAGCACTGCTGACTCTCTGGACTTCTGAGGACCAACAATGGCACACACATCGAAGGATCATCAACCCTGCTTTCCATCTCGAAAAATTAAAAGTTGGCTTAATTTGCTTTTTATTCAAATAAATTCTcttacatttatttatttaaatatgtaTGATGTATGTTANNNNNNNNNNNNNNNNNNNNNNNNNNNNNNNNNNNNNNNNNNNNNNNNNNNNNNNNNNNNNNNNNNNNNNNNNNNNNNNNNNNNNNNNNNNNNNNNNNNNNNNNNNNNNNNNNNNNNNNNNNNNNNNNNNNNNNNNNNNNNNNNNNNNNNNNNNNNNNNNNNNNNNNNNNNNNNNNNNNNNNNNNNNNNNNNNNNNNNNNNNNNNNNNNNNNNNNNNNNNNNNNNNNNNNNNNNNNNNNNNNNNNNNNNNNNNNNNNNNNNNNNNNNNNNNNNNNNNNNNNNNNNNNNNNNNNNNNNNNNNNNNNNNNNNNNNNNNNNNNNNNNNNNNNNNNNNNNNNNNNNNNNNNNNNNNNNNNNNNNNNNNNNNNNNNNNNNNNNNNNNNNNNNNNNNNNNNNNNNNNNNNNNNNNNNNNNNNNNNNNNNNNNNNNNNNNNNNNNNNNNNNNNNNNNNNNNNNNNNNNNNNNNNNNNNNNNNNNNNNNNNNNNNNNNNNNNNNNNNNNNNNNNNNNNNNNNNNNNNNNNNNNNNNNNNNNNNNNNNNNNNNNNNNNNNNNNNNNNNNNNNNNNNNNNNNNNNNNNNNNNNNNNNNNNNNNNNNNNNNNNNNNNNNNNNNNNNNNNNNNNNNNNNNNNNNNNNNNNNNNNNNNNNNNNNNNNNNNNNNNNNNNNNNNNNNNNNNNNNNNNNNNNNNNNNNNNNNNNNNNNNNNNNNNNNNNNNNNNNNNNNNNNNNNNNNNNNNNNNNNNNNNNNNNNNNNNNNNNNNNNNNNNNNNNNNNNNNNNNNNNNNNNNNNNNNNNNNNNNNNNNNNNNNNNNNNNNNNNNNNNNNNNNNNNNNNNNNNNNNNNNNNNNNNNNNNNNNNNNNNNNNNNNNNNNNNNNNNNNNNNNNNNNNNNNNNNNNNNNNNNNNNNNNNNNNNNNNNNNNNNNNNNNNNNNNNNNNNNNNNNNNNNNNNNNNNNNNNNNNNNNNNNNNNNNNNNNNNNNNNNNNNNNNNNNNNNNNNNNNNNNNNNNNNNNNNNNNNNNNNNNNNNNNNNNNNNNNNNNNNNNNNNNNNNNNNNNNNNNNNNNNNNNNNNNNNNNNNNNNNNNNNNNNNNNNNNNNNNNNNNNNNNNNNNNNNNNNNNNNNNNNNNNNNNNNNNNNNNNNNNNNNNNNNNNNNNNNNNNNNNNNNNNNNNNNNNNNNNNNNNNNNNNNNNNNNNNNNNNNNNNNNNNNNNNNNNNNNNNNNNNNNNNNNNNNNNNNNNNNNNNNNNNNNNNNNNNNNNNNNNNNNNNNNNNNNNNNNNNNNNNNNNNNNNNNNNNNNNNNNNNNNNNNNNNNNNNNNNNNNNNNNNNNNNNNNNNNNNNNNNNNNNNNNNNNNNNNNNNNNNNNNNNNNNNNNNNNNNNNNNNNNNNNNNNNNNNNNNNNNNNNNNNNNNNNNNNNNNNNNNNNNNNNNNNNNNNNNNNNNNNNNNNNNNNNNNNNNNNNNNNNNNNNNNNNNNNNNNNNNNNNNNNNNNNNNNNNNNNNNNNNNNNNNNNNNNNNNNNNNNNNNNNNNNNNNNNNNNNNNNNNNNcactttctatatatatatatatataggttctAACATCAACAATGGTCCAATGCTGCGATGATGTGATTACTAAATGGGAGGAGATGCTGTCTTCAGAGGGTAAATGCGACATTGATGTATGGccttccatccaaaatttggctTGCGATGTTATTTCCAGAACAGCCTTTGGAAGCAGTTACCAAGAaggaaaaagaatttttgaactCCTTACCAAGCAAGCTAGACTTATAATGAGATTAAAATATGTTCACATCCCAGGATGGTGGTAATAACACACAACTAGTTCAAATCTATTCTATTTAGGTTCTCATCATGTTGTGAATGAGAACAGCCTAGCTTGTTGTTAATGATGATTTATCTTGTAGGTTGCTTCCTAATAGTGTTAACAGGAGTATGATTAAAATTGATAGAGAGATACAAGCATCAATCGAATCGTTAGCAaaagagagaaagcaatgaaGGATGATGAGGAGGTTAACAAGAGTGACTTATTAGGGATACTTTTGGAATCAAACAGCaaagaaataataaaagaacatggaaTGAGTAATCGAGAGATAGTGGAAGAATGCAACACATTTTACCTTGCAGGCCAAGAAACGACAGCTGATTTGATGGTATGGACAGTGGTGATGCTAAGTAGGTATCCGGAATGGCAAACGCGTGCGAGGGAGGAAGTATTCCAAGTCTTTGGCAACCGAAAGCCAGACAGTGATGGCCTGAATCGCCTTAAAACTGTAAGCATGTATATATAATTTGTTCTACTTAGTATAATTAATTGTATTAGCCCTTGAGATGTTGATTGATAAGATGATTTTAAACATAGGTGACAATTATCTTAAACGAGGTGTTAAGGCTATACCCGCCGGTCCTTTTTTTCAATCGAAGAGTCCAGAAAGATATAAAGATGCAAAATCTATCACTACCTGCCGGAGTTAAGGTTACATTACCAATACTTTTGATACACAAGGATCGTGAATTATGGGGTGATGATGCAACAGAGTTCAAACCAGAAAGATTTTCAGAAGGAATTGCTAAAGCGACTAAGGGTCGGCTCTCATATTTTCCATTTGGATGGGGGCCTAGAATATGCATTGGCCAAAACTTCTCCTTAATGGAAGCAAAGATATTCTTGACATTGCTTTTACAACGCTTCACATTTGAGCTCTCCCCTGCATATGCACATGCTCCAGTCATTTTCCTTACTCTTAAACCGATGCATGGGGCCCAAATCATCACCATAAATTGTAGTTTCAAGTGTGTACAAGCCTTTGGAATCTCTACTTTCATACCAAGTGGCGCCTCCAAATATAAGTAACGTGGAAAATAAGACCAATACTCGCTGCATATTACTAATGTACACAGATTACAGAAACTAGATATGTTTAGTGGTGGAAGAATATTTTCTTCAAATAAAAATTGATGAAACCCACATAAATTTATCATTCTCTCTCactttttctctgttttctgtACACTTTTACTATGTACAGAAAAAGAAATGCGTTGCATGTtgcatctttctttcttttatatgaAAAATAATCATTTATATCCATCAGCATTTATAAATGCTGATAAAAAttcattaaataaaaaaactaacattATATCATAAAAGATGAGTTTGGTATTTTAAAAGTattcaaattctaattttttattgacCTTTTAATAAAATCTTTAAATTACTTTCGTCCTTTANNNNNNNNNNNNNNNNNNNNNNNAAATGCGTAAGTCGAAGCTACTGATAAAgcgaaattttttaaaaatcagaATCCAGACAAGGACTGTCAAGAAAAAGGTGAAAAAAGACAACACCGTAGAGttcaagtaattcaagtaatcaACAACAATGGAAAATATAAATGTACACAAAATTCAAATCAACAGTGGCAAAGAATTAATTCTAAAgctaaaaaatttaaaaggaaaaaaatcaaGTAAAGAAGTCAAACTCAGCATTCAAACTAAATTTAGAATCACATAAACAACCATCCAAACTCAGAATGTAATAAACAAACTCAACTTTTATAATTTacataataaaattataagtGATAAGAGTTTATTACAACTAGAGTGAGATCCGCGCAATGCGCGGAGAGATAGATTATTTATActatattatattttaataaattacttgatttttaattgaataataatagataaaagttttttgttttaattttttaaaaatattttactaaatagTGATTGGTTGATTTTTATCTTTTGCCAAGTCATTAGAATTGCTGATGTGGCATCATTAGCAAAGAAAAAACGGCTTAAACTCATTGtggatattatattaaatttaaggAATTTTTGACAATTAGTACGAGAGATTAAAAAATAAAGAGTAGTAAGAATCTTAATATGTATAAGttgtagaatttgaatatttgtaactgaaattttttataactattattattatgacacttttaatatatgtttattgcatttagttagcacttgatgtttcaattgaataataatagataagagttttttgttttatttttttttaaatattttattaaatagtGATTGGTTAATTTTCATCTTGTACCAAGTCTTTAGAATTGCTAATGTGGCATCATTAGCAAAGAAAAGATGGCTCAAACTCATTGTGGAGAGAGTTGGTATCGGCTTttaaatagatagatagatagatagatagatagatagatagatagatgcaAAAGATTTCATTTTCGTCCTACATAGCAAACAATTACAATAAATTATACGGATTTTTTCCTATTAATTAACTATGAGTAGCAACAATTAGAATAAAACATGTTATAAAATAATTTGTACTCACCTAAAGTGAAAGCTGAATTGGCAATACTTCTTAATCTAAGACATAGCtttcttttcaagggttgtaaaattattattgaagtaattttttttctaaaattatccCATGaagtattaaaaatacaaatagacTTCTCAATTTCTTTCTCAACAATTTGATTTAACTAATGGATTGGACAATCTTATTACACAATAAAATTGGAAAGATATCCATATTTTTCTACGGACTACAAAATTACTATTCATGTGATTTTTTGACCCAAAAATTATCCTTTTTTCAccgatttttatgattttaaatataatacaaaatattttatttaaatcctATGTAATGATTCGTAAACAATTACAAAAGAATTTTTTTCTATTCGTAccaaaaattaatacaaaaaacAGAACAGATATGTTATAAGACTCTTTTGTACTAACCTGAACTGGAAGCTAAATTGGCACTCCTCTTCGACCGGAGATATTGCTTTCTCCTCATTTTTGCTTGTCCAAATTGGATAAATCTAAGTGTTTCAAATAATTGTGTTTCTATATTTTCAAAATAGGTATCAAAATCACCTTATGAATcaatttacaataaaataaaaaaaagtgcaaTAAAAATTATGTTAAACAAAGCAAGCTGCAGAATCATATGTTAGAGGCACATATCTTCTTGTCTTCTTTTTTTTGAAAGAATTGCTCTCCGCCTCTTTAATCTAGCAATTTTGGGTATTAACTCTTCTAGTCTGTACCACTGCAAATCCTTCTACAACAAAGAGAATAAGACATGGTCAAAGAATAATAATCCATTCCAAGTAAATTGTGAAAGCAATATTGCACATGTGgaataacaatttgaaaaagaagaacaCATAAATGTAAATTGTGGAATAATTTTAAATGCACATTAATTTTAGTTGTGACCGTTGGACAGAACCTGTTAAAAAAAGAGGAATACATAAACCTGTGCTACTTGCAATGATTTcacaattaaaatattatttataacaaTAGAATGAGAAGAGTAAACGacaaatttaaaaatctttaGGAAAATATCTGGGAAGAATGGTGACGTTGACTTGAGATCCAGAATCGAGCTCCGGCAGAAAACCGCAATAGGTGGAATGGAGTTTGGTCTGGTTTCTGCAATTTATGCAATGCGACTCCATCGAAGATGGACATCGCGATGGACAATTTATTTCGAGGAAAAAACAATGGCTCATAGGATGGTACGGAGAGGTGCGAAGAGGAAGAGGGTTTCTAGAAGTATGAGAAAGGTAAGGGGTTTTTTTTGAGTAAATAttaatttgtgtttttgttgttttagaaataaggattgatttggaaaaagttaagttggtttttattgtgttttttagttttgtgtttttttagttttgttttgtattttttttttttgaaaataagagttGATTTGGCAAGATTTATTAGTTGATTCTAATATT is a window encoding:
- the LOC107639788 gene encoding cycloartenol synthase-like, whose product is MHHPEEISCCIKKATAYIESVQALDGSWYGSWGVCFTYAIWFGINELIASGKSYSDSPAIHKACEFLLSKQVSNGGWREGYLFCQNKVYSNLENNMAHLVNTSWALLALIVAGQMESFCATHSSTQLLATTTQPLPMGLFPTWS